One genomic region from Spartobacteria bacterium encodes:
- the rnr gene encoding ribonuclease R: MKEERINKLEEAVLTFMRQPNYIPLHKKDLAQAMGIKAAKRQFLRQTLKSLAQRGIIREIRGARYELMDTPVCTRGVIFVRKDGSGTVEHEAGEHYFVSEENRHFALSGDLVEVRNIGKSYQYKRSGRRINEVEVIRVIERKHTQCTGLLQRSRSYDYIIPDDPRISGNVQITRFYPGLENVPNDHKVVVDLTPWFPEIRFLSGTVIEDIGREGDPGVDVTSIIRDHGLRTTHSLESSEQAEATTVFPPEELANRVDLRDKLIFTIDPEDAKDYDDAVSLEKTDDGNWILGVHIADVPYYVKKDSPIDAEASIRATSMYLVDRVIPMLPAYLTSNVCSLLPNEDRLTHTVEMVLSPDGSLLSNKTYRSVIHSKARLDYKQVQRFINTGASTEIANDIQPILTQMYKLTQKIRRIRIHYGSVDFNLPEIKVIINDNGIPVDFEKRISLPAYQLIEEFMLLANKVVANKIIEADIPGLYRIHPQPDEEQWQRMADELKTLGITATPHTQAAINAISRDVAGQPNEAAVNMVILRNFKQAVYSAQLAGHFGLAFERYTHFTSPIRRYPDLVTHRILSSLETKTDAPYDQHELENIARQSSAMEREAMECERESVNYKLIEYYMNQMAQGNKGPYKAMVTSVITKGLIVSLTDSMLRGLIPFGTLGGDYFDIDDKQTTITGRVFGTSVRIGDVIEVEILRIDERRHLVDFRWTKKLPQTDNPFRGRRRSRGDGEGESDATEEGRPAHFHESRRGKKKNTGSKRRRGRR, translated from the coding sequence ATGAAAGAAGAACGCATCAACAAACTCGAAGAAGCCGTACTGACCTTTATGCGCCAGCCAAACTATATCCCGCTTCACAAGAAAGACTTGGCGCAGGCTATGGGAATTAAAGCGGCCAAACGTCAATTTCTTCGGCAGACATTAAAATCCCTTGCACAGCGCGGCATCATTCGCGAAATTCGCGGTGCACGTTATGAACTGATGGATACCCCGGTTTGTACCCGCGGCGTTATTTTTGTGCGAAAGGACGGTTCAGGCACCGTAGAGCATGAAGCAGGTGAACACTACTTTGTATCTGAGGAAAATCGGCATTTTGCGCTGTCAGGCGATCTGGTGGAAGTACGTAATATTGGAAAAAGCTATCAATACAAACGCTCCGGAAGACGCATCAATGAAGTCGAAGTGATTCGCGTCATAGAACGCAAACATACACAGTGCACCGGGTTACTGCAGCGCAGCCGCAGTTATGATTATATTATCCCTGATGATCCGCGCATCAGTGGCAATGTTCAAATCACCCGTTTCTATCCCGGATTGGAGAACGTCCCCAACGACCACAAGGTCGTAGTCGATCTGACCCCCTGGTTCCCTGAAATTCGCTTTCTTTCCGGTACCGTCATCGAAGATATCGGACGTGAAGGCGATCCCGGAGTGGATGTAACATCCATCATTCGTGATCACGGACTGCGCACCACCCATTCGCTGGAATCCAGCGAACAGGCCGAAGCCACGACCGTTTTCCCTCCCGAAGAACTGGCCAACCGTGTTGATTTACGTGACAAGCTCATTTTCACCATCGATCCCGAAGATGCCAAAGATTACGACGACGCGGTATCGCTGGAAAAAACAGATGACGGCAACTGGATACTGGGCGTTCATATTGCAGACGTCCCCTATTATGTGAAAAAAGATTCCCCTATTGATGCCGAAGCCAGTATTCGTGCCACCAGTATGTATCTGGTGGATCGGGTTATCCCCATGCTGCCCGCCTATCTGACGTCCAATGTATGCAGTCTTCTGCCAAACGAAGATCGGTTGACGCATACCGTCGAAATGGTGCTGTCGCCTGACGGCTCGTTGCTTAGCAATAAAACCTACCGCTCAGTCATCCATTCCAAAGCCCGGCTCGACTACAAACAGGTGCAGCGATTCATCAATACCGGCGCGTCGACTGAAATAGCCAATGATATACAACCCATTCTCACGCAAATGTATAAGTTAACACAGAAAATACGCAGGATTCGCATTCACTACGGATCCGTCGATTTCAATCTGCCGGAAATAAAAGTCATCATCAATGACAACGGCATTCCTGTCGATTTTGAAAAGCGTATTTCCCTGCCCGCCTATCAGCTGATTGAGGAATTCATGCTGCTGGCCAACAAAGTGGTTGCCAACAAAATCATCGAGGCGGATATTCCCGGCCTCTATCGCATTCATCCTCAACCCGATGAAGAACAGTGGCAGCGTATGGCCGACGAATTAAAAACGCTGGGTATCACAGCCACCCCGCATACCCAGGCTGCCATCAATGCCATTTCCCGCGATGTGGCGGGTCAGCCCAACGAAGCCGCTGTCAATATGGTCATTCTTCGTAACTTCAAACAGGCGGTCTACAGCGCACAGCTTGCAGGTCATTTTGGATTGGCTTTTGAACGTTATACTCATTTCACATCGCCTATTCGGCGCTATCCGGATTTGGTGACACATCGTATTCTGAGCAGTCTGGAAACGAAAACAGATGCCCCCTACGATCAGCACGAGCTGGAAAATATTGCCCGCCAAAGTTCAGCCATGGAGCGCGAAGCCATGGAATGCGAACGGGAAAGCGTGAATTATAAGCTGATTGAATACTACATGAATCAGATGGCTCAAGGCAACAAAGGTCCCTACAAAGCCATGGTGACATCGGTGATCACAAAGGGTTTGATTGTTTCTTTGACCGACAGCATGCTGCGCGGACTCATCCCCTTCGGCACCCTTGGTGGCGACTACTTTGACATTGATGATAAACAAACCACCATCACAGGGCGCGTATTCGGCACCTCCGTGCGTATCGGTGATGTGATTGAAGTCGAAATTCTGCGCATTGATGAACGACGCCATTTGGTTGATTTCCGCTGGACAAAGAAACTGCCCCAGACCGACAATCCTTTCAGAGGCAGACGACGTTCCAGAGGAGATGGTGAGGGTGAAAGTGATGCGACAGAGGAAGGTCGGCCGGCGCATTTCCATGAATCCCGTCGCGGAAAGAAAAAAAATACAGGATCAAAACGTCGTCGTGGACGTCGCTAA
- a CDS encoding ABC transporter ATP-binding protein, which produces MTIAIEAKNLGKRYYVRGHAPPTAMSALRQLFTRQKKDVFWALQDVNFEIKKGATIGVIGPNGSGKSSTLGLVTGTIYPTTGYVKTHGRISSLLELGAGFHPDLTGRENIFLNAAILGIPREDISKRVDHIIEFSNLHGFIDQPVRNYSSGMYVRLGFAVAIEMNPDILLIDEVLAVGDIAFQLKCLDRIRNFQRRGKTLLFVSHALQTVEEFCDEAFLIHKGHLVKRGNPSDVILDYIKAYMGEGGYLYTQEFGTRDVEFQSVIIRNEQEQETASLISGKSMHVDIHYIAHKRVEKPVFGYSVKTGNGFYIFGSNTQLQNVDIKFIDGEGMIRLTIDPLTLMQSNFFLSLSIHSWDHETQYHRREDWYPFAVKNEKEEPGIFRLPSRWSQPVSI; this is translated from the coding sequence ATGACTATTGCCATTGAAGCCAAAAATCTAGGGAAGCGCTATTATGTTCGTGGTCACGCACCACCGACAGCGATGAGCGCGCTTCGTCAATTATTTACGCGTCAGAAGAAAGATGTCTTCTGGGCATTGCAGGACGTGAATTTTGAGATCAAGAAGGGGGCGACGATCGGGGTGATCGGCCCCAATGGATCGGGAAAAAGTTCGACACTGGGCCTTGTCACTGGAACCATTTATCCCACGACGGGTTATGTGAAGACGCATGGTCGTATTTCGTCGCTTCTGGAGTTGGGGGCAGGGTTTCATCCTGATTTGACGGGCCGTGAGAATATTTTTCTGAATGCGGCCATTCTTGGCATTCCGAGGGAAGACATCAGTAAACGAGTCGACCATATTATCGAATTTTCGAATTTACATGGATTTATCGATCAGCCGGTACGAAATTATTCCAGCGGCATGTATGTGAGGCTTGGGTTTGCTGTCGCGATTGAGATGAACCCAGATATTCTGCTGATTGATGAAGTCCTTGCCGTGGGAGATATCGCTTTTCAGCTTAAGTGTCTTGATCGTATTCGCAATTTTCAGAGGCGTGGAAAAACCCTGCTCTTTGTATCGCATGCGCTGCAGACCGTAGAAGAATTCTGTGATGAAGCATTTCTCATTCATAAAGGGCATCTGGTAAAGCGCGGAAATCCATCCGACGTGATTCTTGACTACATCAAGGCCTATATGGGTGAGGGTGGATATTTGTATACACAAGAATTTGGAACCAGAGACGTTGAATTCCAAAGCGTCATCATCCGCAACGAACAGGAGCAGGAAACGGCGTCGCTCATTAGCGGGAAGTCAATGCATGTGGATATTCATTACATTGCGCACAAACGGGTGGAGAAGCCCGTTTTTGGTTATTCCGTTAAAACAGGAAATGGTTTTTACATTTTTGGTAGCAATACACAGCTGCAAAATGTTGATATCAAATTCATTGACGGAGAGGGGATGATACGGTTGACCATCGATCCGCTGACCTTGATGCAAAGCAACTTCTTCCTGTCCCTCTCGATCCATTCATGGGATCATGAAACGCAGTACCACCGGCGCGAAGACTGGTATCCCTTTGCTGTCAAAAATGAAAAGGAAGAACCAGGCATCTTTCGTTTACCATCGAGATGGTCGCAACCTGTTTCCATATAA
- a CDS encoding sodium:proton antiporter: MHGDIPVPLIGVVILLLLFSAVASIGLKKMRFPYTIGLVIVGLVLGILGRQLHFLSIFSNVHLTPNIILYILLPTLVFEAAVNIDVRLLIRNLVPTLVLAAPGLIVATGITGYLVGTFTPLSMGCAMIFGALISATDPVAVIALFKDVGAPRRLTMLVDGESLFNDATAIVMFDIILALVLSGTALTGATVAGAAVKFVVVFVGGGLVGALIGYAIVRIIDLAGNDPLVEIALTTVIAYAAFIVAQFYLNLSGVMSVVGAGMVVSYCGQSRFNNEVKDYLEKFWSYASFAANSFIFLMLGLTEDYLTDGVGHLVTVFGYSFVAILAVQIARLVVVFGMVPLINWIPGQRRVSMAYRKVMFWGGLRGALPIGLAVSLSPSLGAEQRAQIIDFTLAVVMFTLLVQGTTVKMLMEKLGMNDLSLPDKLERLKASVSAKMHAVKRLEFIDSMWEDKPQSSIASMKVRYEQEAKAENDEIIRLKDSNQFVQSTSEQILWKLVLNRKREYINGLFDKELISAVTKREMDLTIELVEEDVKRGIIPPYMRTIIPFDLQAGNKAINLIRRFALASNLVKKHDLAIGTFLFQVDLATGAMMTDAQEQIKHFQAIAMATDEAAAKCQTYFDERKRQTSAHLKLLRGDHPEWLNALEEDALARLALNAQLTTIDELNRSGVLAPINVSYFEETLSAQREMLKKNWIEQTLKGS, from the coding sequence ATGCATGGTGATATTCCGGTTCCGTTGATTGGTGTAGTTATCTTGTTGTTGCTGTTTTCAGCTGTGGCATCCATTGGTCTCAAAAAAATGCGTTTTCCTTATACCATCGGCTTGGTGATCGTGGGGCTTGTTCTTGGGATTCTGGGGAGGCAACTGCACTTTTTATCTATTTTCAGCAATGTGCATCTCACGCCAAATATCATTTTGTATATTTTGCTGCCGACGTTGGTTTTTGAAGCGGCCGTCAATATTGATGTGCGTCTGCTGATAAGGAACCTCGTGCCGACATTGGTATTGGCCGCACCGGGTCTTATTGTTGCCACGGGGATAACCGGCTATCTGGTGGGAACTTTTACTCCGCTTTCCATGGGTTGTGCGATGATTTTCGGCGCCTTGATTTCTGCGACGGATCCCGTGGCGGTAATTGCTCTCTTTAAAGACGTTGGAGCCCCCAGGCGATTGACCATGCTGGTGGACGGCGAAAGTTTGTTTAATGATGCCACCGCCATTGTGATGTTCGATATCATTCTGGCTCTGGTTCTGAGTGGAACGGCATTAACAGGTGCCACAGTGGCCGGGGCGGCGGTTAAGTTTGTGGTCGTATTCGTTGGCGGCGGTCTTGTCGGGGCACTCATCGGGTATGCCATCGTGCGCATTATTGATCTGGCAGGCAACGACCCGCTGGTGGAAATTGCTCTGACCACGGTTATCGCCTATGCCGCGTTTATTGTGGCGCAGTTCTATTTGAATTTGTCCGGCGTGATGTCGGTGGTGGGCGCGGGGATGGTTGTGAGCTATTGCGGTCAGTCTCGCTTTAACAATGAAGTGAAAGATTATCTGGAAAAGTTTTGGAGTTATGCGTCTTTTGCCGCCAACAGTTTTATTTTTCTGATGCTTGGACTCACGGAAGACTATCTCACCGACGGTGTTGGTCACCTCGTAACCGTATTCGGATATTCTTTTGTCGCGATATTGGCTGTGCAGATCGCTCGTTTGGTGGTGGTCTTCGGCATGGTTCCTTTGATCAACTGGATTCCAGGTCAGCGTCGTGTATCCATGGCCTATCGCAAGGTCATGTTTTGGGGTGGATTGCGTGGAGCCCTGCCTATTGGACTTGCCGTCAGTCTTTCTCCTTCCCTTGGTGCGGAGCAACGGGCGCAAATCATTGATTTTACCTTGGCCGTGGTTATGTTTACTCTGCTTGTTCAGGGAACCACGGTGAAAATGCTGATGGAAAAACTGGGAATGAACGATTTGTCGCTGCCTGATAAACTGGAGCGGCTGAAAGCCTCTGTGTCGGCTAAGATGCATGCAGTAAAACGCTTAGAATTCATTGATTCTATGTGGGAAGACAAACCGCAGTCATCTATTGCTTCAATGAAGGTACGCTATGAACAGGAGGCTAAAGCTGAAAACGATGAAATTATCCGCCTGAAGGACTCCAATCAGTTTGTCCAGTCCACTAGCGAGCAGATTTTGTGGAAACTGGTTTTGAATAGAAAAAGGGAGTATATAAATGGTCTGTTTGATAAGGAGTTGATCAGCGCGGTGACAAAGCGGGAAATGGATCTCACCATCGAGCTGGTAGAAGAGGATGTCAAGAGGGGCATCATTCCGCCGTATATGCGTACGATTATCCCCTTTGATCTTCAGGCCGGCAACAAGGCGATTAATCTGATACGGCGATTTGCATTAGCCAGTAATTTGGTTAAGAAACATGATTTGGCCATCGGAACGTTTCTCTTTCAGGTAGATCTGGCCACGGGGGCCATGATGACTGATGCGCAGGAGCAAATAAAGCATTTCCAGGCGATTGCTATGGCCACAGATGAAGCCGCCGCCAAATGTCAAACCTATTTTGACGAGCGTAAACGCCAAACGTCTGCTCACTTAAAGCTGCTTCGCGGCGATCATCCGGAGTGGTTAAATGCACTGGAAGAAGATGCTCTTGCCCGACTGGCACTGAATGCCCAGCTCACGACCATTGATGAGCTGAATCGGAGCGGTGTGCTTGCGCCGATTAATGTCTCGTATTTTGAAGAAACACTTAGCGCACAGCGCGAAATGCTGAAAAAAAACTGGATTGAACAGACCCTGAAAGGATCCTGA
- a CDS encoding L-serine ammonia-lyase → MSDITTSLFDLFKIGPGPSSSHTIGPMKAGYDFIQTCLKLPVERQRKAAAIQVHLYGSLSLTGKGHGTDRAALGGLMNVNPVHCPQGFLSTLLEDEQVAYTLKMGEQSIPFTSSNIIFHTEPYDSPFSNTMVVQLCDKSGTLLFEREYYSVGGGFIQWKGEEPPVARVPTYPYGSIKQFRQVMHDNDMRLCEVLLENEKAVTGLTETEIYAKIDRILEVFDETVAHGLNTEGILPGPLKYHRRAPGIHRRALRLEKDPNHFMLLLTAYALAGAEENADGEPVVTSPTCGSYGTMAGMIYMMRHVLKIEHSTLQDSLLAAALVGFLAKNNASISGAEVGCQGEVGVASAMAAAMMSYAKTSDVRIMEHAAEKALEHHLGMTCDPVQGYVQIPCIERNAFGAVKAYLSHLMAISEVSSFHRVGLDSTIQAMYETGLDLMSKYRETGIGGLAHLVE, encoded by the coding sequence ATGTCGGATATAACTACCTCACTTTTTGATTTGTTTAAAATCGGACCTGGTCCGTCCAGTTCCCATACCATCGGACCGATGAAGGCCGGCTATGATTTTATTCAAACATGCCTGAAGCTTCCGGTAGAACGGCAGCGAAAGGCCGCAGCAATTCAGGTGCATCTTTATGGTTCACTCAGTCTTACAGGCAAGGGTCATGGAACGGATCGTGCCGCGCTGGGCGGTTTGATGAATGTGAACCCTGTGCATTGTCCGCAGGGATTTCTAAGCACATTGCTGGAGGACGAGCAGGTAGCCTACACGCTGAAGATGGGAGAGCAGTCGATACCCTTTACTTCTTCCAATATTATATTTCACACGGAACCCTACGATTCGCCCTTTAGTAATACCATGGTTGTTCAGCTGTGCGATAAATCGGGAACCCTATTATTTGAACGGGAGTACTATTCTGTAGGCGGCGGCTTCATTCAATGGAAAGGAGAGGAACCTCCGGTCGCGCGTGTTCCGACCTATCCTTACGGTTCGATAAAGCAGTTCCGCCAAGTCATGCACGACAACGATATGCGATTGTGTGAAGTTCTGCTGGAAAATGAAAAGGCCGTCACCGGTCTGACTGAAACCGAAATCTACGCGAAAATTGATCGCATCCTCGAAGTGTTTGACGAAACAGTGGCGCACGGACTGAATACCGAGGGAATTCTTCCCGGCCCACTGAAGTACCATCGCCGCGCCCCGGGGATCCATCGTCGTGCTCTCCGCCTCGAAAAGGATCCCAATCATTTCATGCTGCTGCTTACAGCTTATGCATTAGCGGGGGCAGAAGAAAATGCTGATGGCGAACCCGTTGTGACATCACCGACTTGTGGCTCCTATGGGACTATGGCAGGAATGATTTACATGATGCGCCACGTATTGAAGATCGAGCACAGTACGCTTCAGGATTCTCTGTTGGCAGCGGCGCTCGTTGGCTTTCTGGCAAAAAATAATGCAAGCATTTCCGGTGCAGAGGTTGGATGCCAGGGAGAAGTGGGAGTGGCTTCGGCCATGGCAGCCGCCATGATGAGTTATGCCAAAACATCGGATGTACGCATCATGGAACATGCCGCCGAAAAAGCATTGGAGCATCATCTGGGTATGACCTGCGACCCCGTGCAGGGGTATGTTCAGATTCCCTGTATCGAGCGTAATGCTTTTGGTGCGGTGAAAGCATATCTTTCGCATCTTATGGCCATTTCAGAAGTGTCGTCCTTCCATCGTGTTGGTCTGGACAGCACGATTCAGGCCATGTACGAAACAGGATTGGATCTCATGAGTAAATACAGAGAAACCGGCATCGGCGGCCTGGCGCATCTTGTTGAGTAA
- a CDS encoding homoserine dehydrogenase — MKKQFKIGLLGFGTIGAGVVETIQKNGELLEARTGIHLEVAKIADLDVVSDRGITVDPSILTTDAFSVVTDPEIDIIVELIGGTGIARTLILKAMENGKSVVTANKALLAEHWGELVSTSNKYNTDILYEASVGGGIPVIRALREGLVCNHIDTIYGILNGTCNYILTKMEREGILFDDVLAEAQANGFAEADPSLDIDGIDTSHKAAILASIAYGKPIPMSAIKVSGIRGIDIKDIRIAAELGYRIKLMAIIKDVNDAVEVGVCPALVPADHQLAAVSGVFNAVMIKGDIVDETLYYGRGAGRLPTASAVVGDIVDAALNQTFDARLRVPPFSEHDYYDKILPSDEVETRYYLRMTLLNKPGVVAKVAKIMGDNNISIASLIQKESNEAHASVIILTHKAKQKQYTKAIAEVDAMEEVGAPTISFRVETFMA; from the coding sequence ATGAAAAAACAATTTAAAATTGGATTACTAGGATTTGGCACCATTGGCGCGGGCGTCGTGGAGACTATTCAGAAAAATGGCGAACTGCTCGAAGCCCGCACAGGAATACATCTGGAAGTGGCGAAAATCGCAGATCTTGATGTGGTCAGCGATCGCGGCATCACTGTCGATCCATCCATCCTGACCACGGACGCCTTCTCTGTGGTAACCGATCCGGAAATCGATATTATCGTTGAATTGATCGGCGGCACCGGTATCGCCCGCACATTGATACTGAAGGCCATGGAAAACGGGAAATCGGTTGTCACCGCCAACAAAGCACTGCTGGCAGAACACTGGGGCGAATTGGTTTCCACCTCAAACAAATACAACACTGATATTTTATACGAGGCCAGTGTAGGTGGCGGTATCCCGGTAATCCGCGCCCTGCGTGAAGGCTTGGTCTGCAACCACATCGACACCATTTACGGCATCCTCAATGGAACATGCAATTATATCCTGACAAAAATGGAGCGCGAAGGCATCCTTTTCGACGACGTGCTGGCCGAAGCCCAGGCCAATGGCTTTGCTGAAGCCGATCCGTCTCTTGACATCGACGGCATCGATACCTCGCACAAGGCCGCTATTCTCGCATCCATCGCCTATGGCAAACCCATCCCCATGTCCGCTATCAAAGTCAGTGGTATCCGCGGCATTGATATAAAGGACATCCGCATCGCCGCCGAACTGGGATATCGCATCAAACTGATGGCCATCATTAAAGATGTCAACGACGCCGTGGAAGTCGGTGTGTGTCCCGCACTGGTTCCCGCAGATCACCAGCTGGCCGCCGTAAGCGGCGTATTCAACGCCGTGATGATCAAAGGCGATATCGTCGATGAAACACTCTATTACGGACGCGGTGCCGGACGGCTTCCCACCGCCAGTGCCGTTGTAGGCGATATTGTCGATGCCGCACTCAATCAGACATTTGATGCGCGCCTGCGCGTTCCCCCCTTCAGTGAGCACGATTACTACGATAAAATTCTTCCGTCCGATGAGGTGGAAACCCGTTACTACCTGCGCATGACACTGCTTAACAAGCCGGGCGTCGTTGCTAAGGTCGCCAAAATAATGGGTGACAACAACATCAGCATTGCATCGCTGATACAGAAGGAATCCAACGAAGCGCATGCATCAGTCATCATTCTAACCCACAAAGCAAAACAGAAACAATACACCAAAGCCATCGCGGAAGTGGATGCCATGGAAGAAGTCGGCGCCCCGACCATTTCCTTCCGCGTTGAAACATTCATGGCGTAA